Proteins encoded together in one Candidatus Lariskella endosymbiont of Epinotia ramella window:
- the gatB gene encoding Asp-tRNA(Asn)/Glu-tRNA(Gln) amidotransferase subunit GatB, whose product MALQIIKGKTGDWEVIIGLEVHAQIVSSSKLFSNAGTDFGAEPNTQVSYVDAAMPGMLPTLNKKCVEQAVKTGLGLNAKINLCSAFDRKNYFYPDLPQGYQISQFFYPIVGRGDVEIVTQDSAVRNVGITRIHIEQDAGKSIHDAALGCTLIDLNRAGIGLMEIVTEPDMRSSEEAAEFMKKLRSILRYLGTCDGDMEKGSMRCDANISVRTVGNKNLGTRVEVKNVNSIKNLVKAINFEASRQVELIEDGCTVVQETRLFDAESAKTRTMRLKEDTVDYRYFPDPDLLPLILTEEYVESIKKNLPELPDAKKARYISEMGISEYDAAVLVADKAVAEYFENVAKSADPKTSANWIVAELFAKLNKSGLDIQDSPVSAQGLAALINLISQDVISGKIAKQVFDIMFEVGGDPLDIVKEKNLVQVTNTSEIALFIDQVIADNPSEVTAYKAGKEKLFGFLVGKVMQISKGKANPSIVNDLLKQKLAD is encoded by the coding sequence ATGGCGTTACAAATTATAAAAGGAAAAACTGGAGATTGGGAAGTAATTATTGGGCTTGAAGTACATGCTCAGATTGTCTCATCTTCGAAGCTATTTTCTAATGCTGGAACAGATTTTGGTGCAGAACCAAATACGCAGGTATCATATGTTGATGCTGCAATGCCAGGAATGCTTCCAACACTTAATAAAAAATGTGTAGAACAAGCTGTGAAGACAGGTCTTGGTTTAAATGCAAAGATCAATTTGTGCTCAGCTTTTGATAGAAAGAATTATTTCTATCCTGACTTACCACAAGGATATCAGATATCTCAGTTTTTTTATCCAATAGTTGGGAGAGGTGATGTCGAAATTGTCACGCAGGATTCTGCAGTTCGTAATGTTGGAATTACAAGAATACATATAGAACAAGATGCTGGAAAAAGTATACATGATGCTGCGCTTGGCTGTACACTCATAGATTTAAATCGAGCTGGTATAGGACTTATGGAGATTGTGACAGAACCTGATATGCGAAGCAGTGAAGAAGCTGCTGAGTTCATGAAAAAGCTGCGTTCAATTTTGAGATACCTTGGCACTTGTGATGGTGATATGGAGAAAGGTTCCATGAGATGTGACGCAAATATCTCAGTACGCACAGTTGGTAACAAAAATCTTGGGACACGTGTTGAAGTAAAAAACGTTAATTCAATAAAAAATCTAGTAAAAGCAATAAACTTTGAAGCATCAAGACAAGTCGAACTAATTGAAGACGGCTGCACTGTTGTACAGGAAACAAGGCTGTTTGACGCAGAATCAGCAAAGACAAGAACAATGAGGTTAAAAGAAGATACTGTGGACTATAGATATTTCCCGGATCCAGATCTTCTCCCTCTTATTCTCACGGAAGAATATGTTGAGTCTATCAAGAAAAATCTACCTGAGTTGCCAGATGCAAAGAAAGCAAGGTATATCAGTGAGATGGGAATCTCAGAATATGATGCTGCAGTACTAGTGGCAGATAAAGCTGTTGCAGAATATTTTGAGAACGTTGCAAAGTCAGCTGACCCAAAGACGTCTGCTAACTGGATAGTTGCAGAATTATTTGCTAAGCTTAATAAGAGCGGATTAGATATTCAAGATTCTCCTGTCTCTGCTCAAGGGCTTGCCGCACTCATAAATTTAATATCACAAGATGTGATTTCAGGAAAAATTGCTAAACAAGTTTTTGATATCATGTTTGAAGTTGGTGGCGATCCGCTTGATATAGTGAAAGAAAAGAATTTGGTGCAAGTAACTAATACATCTGAAATAGCATTATTTATCGATCAAGTAATCGCAGATAATCCTTCTGAGGTTACAGCGTATAAAGCAGGAAAAGAAAAGCTATTTGGATTCCTTGTAGGTAAAGTTATGCAGATCTCTAAAGGTAAAGCAAATCCGAGTATTGTAAATGATTTGTTAAAGCAAAAGTTAGCTGATTAA
- a CDS encoding TatD family hydrolase — MLVDSHCHLDFQQLQSDIEGVLQRAKQADVRFLHTIGTRIADVEKLLLIAKQHSSDIDPSSSIENSGLQIFCSVGVHPLNVMEELVVDAAALIKLSEHKRVIGIGETGLDYRNGGKSRAIQRQSFINHIRAAQQTGLPLVIHTREADLDTVTIMKELIADGPFCGVIHCFTASEWLAESCLEMGLYLSASGIITFKNAQNINNVFKHTHMDRILIETDSPFLAPLPKRGQSNEPSYLVYTAEHLAKLRDCSYNEVVQTTTKNFFTLFNKADLWT; from the coding sequence ATGTTAGTTGATAGCCATTGCCACTTAGATTTTCAGCAATTACAAAGCGATATAGAAGGTGTACTGCAAAGAGCCAAGCAAGCAGATGTTAGATTCTTGCATACTATAGGAACTAGAATAGCAGATGTAGAAAAATTACTTCTAATTGCCAAGCAACATTCATCTGATATTGATCCATCATCCAGCATTGAAAACTCTGGATTACAGATATTTTGTTCAGTTGGCGTTCACCCTTTGAATGTTATGGAAGAACTTGTTGTAGATGCTGCAGCTCTTATAAAGCTCAGTGAACATAAAAGAGTCATTGGTATTGGAGAGACAGGTCTCGATTATAGAAATGGTGGAAAATCGAGAGCTATCCAGAGACAATCTTTTATAAACCATATAAGAGCTGCGCAGCAAACAGGACTCCCACTTGTAATACACACACGCGAAGCAGATCTTGATACAGTCACAATAATGAAAGAGCTCATTGCAGATGGTCCGTTTTGTGGAGTGATACATTGCTTTACTGCAAGCGAATGGTTAGCTGAAAGTTGTTTAGAGATGGGTCTTTATCTCTCAGCATCAGGCATTATTACATTTAAAAATGCTCAGAACATAAATAATGTTTTTAAACATACTCACATGGATAGAATATTAATTGAAACTGATTCTCCATTCCTTGCACCGTTACCAAAACGTGGGCAATCAAATGAACCATCTTACCTTGTGTATACAGCTGAGCATTTAGCAAAACTACGAGATTGCTCATATAATGAAGTTGTACAAACTACGACTAAAAATTTTTTCACGCTATTTAACAAAGCAGATCTTTGGACTTAA
- the virB9 gene encoding P-type conjugative transfer protein VirB9, which produces MTVLLFFLTLFLYTVISCTECHAGAIPRALGNEQRIKIINYKPNTVFVFVGHYTYQSIIEFALDEQIDTISMGTPTPWQIVPAVNRIFLKPIEDDATTNMTVITNKRMYFFEMHAEEASGINDPNLSFVVKFVYPDDINYSAIRHVQTSSGPDLSKPELYNFNYTISGKSKEIEPLQIFDDGEFTYFKFRDINAELPAIFLVNNDRTEGLINYRISNQYVVIERVASRFTLRHGSDIICVFNEDYDAEMSGSSKTLALDHQKRESNVTQNKP; this is translated from the coding sequence ATAACTGTGTTGTTATTTTTTTTGACGCTTTTCTTATATACAGTGATTTCATGCACTGAATGTCACGCTGGTGCTATACCAAGAGCTCTTGGAAATGAACAAAGAATCAAAATAATAAACTACAAACCAAATACAGTATTTGTATTTGTCGGACACTATACTTATCAATCAATTATAGAATTTGCTCTTGATGAGCAGATTGATACTATCAGTATGGGGACTCCTACTCCATGGCAAATTGTTCCAGCTGTAAACAGAATTTTCCTCAAACCAATTGAGGATGACGCAACGACAAATATGACGGTCATTACTAATAAACGTATGTATTTCTTTGAAATGCACGCTGAGGAAGCATCTGGAATAAATGACCCAAATCTCTCGTTTGTAGTCAAATTTGTATATCCTGATGACATAAATTATAGTGCGATTAGACACGTACAAACCAGTAGTGGTCCTGATTTAAGCAAACCTGAGCTTTACAATTTCAACTACACTATAAGCGGAAAATCCAAAGAGATTGAACCACTGCAAATATTTGATGATGGAGAATTCACATATTTTAAATTTAGAGATATAAATGCAGAATTACCTGCTATTTTCTTGGTGAATAATGATAGAACAGAAGGACTCATAAACTATAGAATTAGCAATCAATATGTTGTGATTGAACGTGTCGCTTCTAGGTTCACTCTTAGACATGGTAGTGATATAATATGCGTCTTTAACGAAGACTATGATGCAGAAATGTCTGGAAGCAGTAAAACACTAGCACTCGATCATCAGAAGAGAGAATCAAATGTAACGCAAAATAAGCCATAG
- a CDS encoding flagellar biosynthetic protein FliQ: MEPSIVIDISREALVVLFKLAIPLLLVALVVGLFISLLQALTQIQEPSLAFVPKIFVMLLTLFIMLPYIGVVMGDFSEMIYATIIGLTKT, translated from the coding sequence ATGGAACCCTCAATAGTAATTGATATATCCAGAGAGGCTTTGGTTGTATTGTTTAAACTAGCCATTCCTCTATTGTTGGTAGCACTCGTTGTTGGTCTATTCATTTCTCTTCTGCAAGCACTGACGCAAATACAGGAACCATCTCTTGCTTTTGTGCCAAAGATATTTGTTATGTTATTAACATTATTTATTATGCTTCCGTATATTGGTGTCGTTATGGGTGACTTTTCAGAAATGATATACGCCACGATAATAGGGTTAACAAAAACATAA
- the secB gene encoding protein-export chaperone SecB, with product MDNKIAIHSEPIVLNTQYIRDFSFENPQAPAIFLKNEQPKVEIDLDINAKSIGDNVFEVILGIQAKASIENDVIFLVELQYAGVFTVNTINEAEKEMLLLVNCPGIIFPYARRIISDITRDGGYPPLMIAPIDFLELYEKKRKHNDSSAGNVTIN from the coding sequence ATGGATAATAAAATAGCTATACATAGCGAACCTATAGTGCTCAATACTCAGTATATTAGAGATTTTTCTTTTGAGAATCCACAAGCTCCAGCAATCTTCTTGAAAAATGAGCAGCCAAAAGTTGAGATAGATCTAGATATAAATGCTAAGTCTATTGGTGACAATGTATTTGAAGTTATTCTCGGAATACAGGCAAAAGCTTCCATAGAAAACGATGTCATCTTTCTGGTAGAACTTCAGTACGCTGGTGTTTTTACTGTCAACACAATAAATGAAGCTGAAAAAGAAATGTTGCTACTGGTTAATTGTCCTGGCATTATATTCCCATACGCAAGACGTATCATCTCTGATATCACAAGAGATGGTGGCTATCCGCCATTAATGATCGCGCCGATAGATTTCTTAGAGTTATATGAAAAAAAACGTAAGCATAATGATTCTAGTGCTGGCAACGTTACTATCAATTAA
- a CDS encoding IS5 family transposase (programmed frameshift) has translation MKFENIKDEYAEEFRRLTGIKRGTFEVILSILKEAEAILKSQGGKPNKLALEDRLLMTLEYLREYRTYFHISRSYGISESACYRNIRWIEDTLIKDKRFSLPGRKALLKSDSEYELVLIDATETPIERPKKKQKHFYSGKKRRHTLKTQLIVDKRKKEIICTNFSNGKRHDFRLFKESGVHIHPEIKVLTDTGYQGIDKLHYNSELPKKKTKKRPLSRKDKKKNRQLSSERVLNENVIGMIKRFKIIADRYRNRRKRFGLRFNLLAGIYNFEL, from the exons ATGAAGTTTGAAAACATCAAAGATGAATACGCAGAAGAGTTTCGCAGGCTTACTGGCATTAAACGAGGAACGTTTGAAGTTATACTAAGTATATTAAAAGAAGCTGAAGCTATTTTAAAGTCTCAAGGTGGAAAACCCAATAAATTGGCTTTAGAAGATCGATTACTCATGACGCTTGAGTACTTGCGTGAATACAGGACATATTTTCATATTTCCCGCAGTTATGGAATAAGTGAAAGTGCCTGTTATCGTAATATACGTTGGATTGAAGATACTCTAATTAAAGATAAACGATTTTCACTACCTGGACGTAAAGCATTACTAAAAAGCGATTCTGAATACGAACTTGTGTTAATTGATGCTACTGAAACACCGATAGAACGACCTA AAAAAAAACAGAAGCACTTTTATTCGGGAAAAAAGAGGCGACATACTCTAAAAACTCAGCTTATTGTGGATAAAAGGAAAAAAGAAATCATTTGCACTAATTTTTCTAATGGCAAGCGTCATGATTTCAGGTTATTTAAAGAATCCGGAGTTCACATCCACCCTGAGATTAAAGTTCTTACAGATACTGGTTATCAAGGCATTGATAAGTTGCATTATAATTCAGAGTTACCAAAGAAAAAGACAAAAAAGCGACCACTAAGCAGGAAAGATAAAAAGAAAAATCGTCAATTGTCTAGTGAACGTGTTTTAAATGAAAACGTCATAGGCATGATCAAACGATTTAAAATTATCGCTGATCGTTATAGGAACAGAAGAAAACGATTCGGTTTAAGGTTTAATTTACTTGCTGGTATCTATAACTTTGAGCTTTAA